The genomic window GGTGTAAGAGTTTTGCGAGCATTAGCTACAGGAGTAAAGCCTGAAGTTACAATCGACATCGGAGATGTTACAGCTTTAGCTTCTCCATCATCAGACCACTTAGTCTTCATCGACATAGAGTCTTTACCTACAGGGATTGCGATACCAAGCTCTGGACAAAATTCCATACCAACAGCTTTTACAGTCTCGTATAGTTTTTGATTTTCATCACCTTGATTTGCAGCAACCATCCAGTTAGCAGAAAGTCTTATATCTCGCAGACTTTGCACATCACTTGCAAGTAGGTTTGTTACAGTCTCAGCTACAGCCAGTCTACCCGAAGCAGCTGCATTTATAACAGCTACAGGAGTGCGTTCACCCATTGCCATTGCTTCACCTGATTGGCTATCTACAGTCGCTGTAGTTACAGCACAATCTGCTACAGGTACTTGCCACGGACCAACCATTTGCTCACGAGCAACCATACCTGTAATACTTCTATCACCAATTGTGATAAGGAAAGATTTTGAACCTACCGCTGGTACTTTTAGCACTCGCTCAATTGCATCATCTAACTTTATAGCACTTGTATCAAAAGAGTCTTGCTCAACTTTTACAGTTGTTACATCAATGTGCATTTGCGGAGTATTACCAAACAGTAATCCCATCGGCAAATCTACTGGTTTGTTGTCAAAATGCTCATCATTTAGAGTAATATGCTTCTCTGAAATAGCTTCACCAACTACAGCAAATGGACATCTCTCACGAGTACACAAACTTTCAAAAAACTCTAGTGAACTAGGGTCTACTGAAAGCACATACCTTTCTTGTGATTCATTTGACCATATTTCTAACGGAGAAAGACCTTCTTCTCCAACTATAACTTTTCTAAGCTCAAAGTGACCACCGACATTACCATCTTTCACAAGCTCTGGGAATGCGTTTGAAATACCACCAGCACCTACATCATGAATAAATGTAATTGGATTTTTTTCACCTAACTGCCAGCATTTATCGATAACTTCTTGGCAACGGCGTTCCATCTCAGCATTATCTCGTTGTACTGATTCAAAATCTAGCTTTGAATTAGCTCCAGATGATACAACAGACGAAGCTGCACCACCACCTAGACCAATACGCATAGCAGGACCACCAAGACATATAAGTTTAGCACCTACTTTAATATCGCCTTTTTCAACATGCATTCTTTTAATATTACCCATACCACCGGCAATCATTATCGGTTTATGGTAACCAAGCATCTCTTCACCGTTTGAAGATTTTACAGACTGTTCAAAAGTACGGAAATATCCTGTAATATTCGGACGACCAAACTCGTTTGAGTAGTGAGCAGCACCAATCGGAGCTTCTAGCATAATCTGTAATGGAGTAACTATATGTTCAGGCTTACCATATTTGTTAGATTCCCAAGCTTGATTAAAGTTAGGGATATTTAGGTTTGAAACTGTAAATCCAGCTAAGCCAGCTTTTGGTTTAGAACCAAGTCCTGTAGCACCTTCATCACGAATCTCTCCACCAATACCAGTAGCCGCCCCACTAAAGGGGGCAATAGCTGTAGGGTGATTGTGAGTCTCAACCTTCATTAAGATATCAACTTCTTCTTGATGGAAGTTATAAACATTGTTTTCAGGGTTGCTATAAAACCTTTGAGCCGTTGCACCCTCTATCACAGAGGCATTATCTTTGTATGCAGAAAGTACACCTTCAGGTGAGCAATTTGTAGTGTTACGAATCATCTTGAAAAGAGAATTGTCTTGCTCTTGACCATCTATAGTCCACTTTGCATTAAAGATTTTATGTCTGCAATGCTCAGAGTTTGCTTGAGCAAACATATATAGTTCAGTATCTGTAGGATTTCTTCCTATCTTTGTATATTCATCAGCAAGATAACTTATTTCTTGAGTGCTTAAAGCCAGTCCTAACTTAGCATCAGCATCTTTGATTGCTTGCTCACCTTTTTCTAGCACATCAACAAACTCTAGGCCCTTAGGTGCTGTTACACTAAACAATCTATGTAAATCATCTTTACAAGTAAAGACTTCTTCAACCATGCGGTCATGGACTAAATCTTGGATTTTTTCTAAATCATGATTAGAAACATTACCTTCAATACCAAAAACAACTGCTCTTTCAACTCTTTTAACAGCATAGATACCTGTATTTTGAATAATATCAGTTGCTTTTGATGACCATGGAGAAATAGTGCCTACTCTAGGCGCAGTAATAAAAGTATGACCTTTTGGATTAGCTACACCATATTCTTTGTTATAATTTAGTAAGGATTTAATTACTTCTTCTTGTTTAGTACTAAGTTCTTCATCAATCTCAACAATATGAATATACTCTGCTGATA from Francisella adeliensis includes these protein-coding regions:
- the purL gene encoding phosphoribosylformylglycinamidine synthase, with translation MIKIFEGLSALSPFKREQILADTKKISNKVDSISAEYIHIVEIDEELSTKQEEVIKSLLNYNKEYGVANPKGHTFITAPRVGTISPWSSKATDIIQNTGIYAVKRVERAVVFGIEGNVSNHDLEKIQDLVHDRMVEEVFTCKDDLHRLFSVTAPKGLEFVDVLEKGEQAIKDADAKLGLALSTQEISYLADEYTKIGRNPTDTELYMFAQANSEHCRHKIFNAKWTIDGQEQDNSLFKMIRNTTNCSPEGVLSAYKDNASVIEGATAQRFYSNPENNVYNFHQEEVDILMKVETHNHPTAIAPFSGAATGIGGEIRDEGATGLGSKPKAGLAGFTVSNLNIPNFNQAWESNKYGKPEHIVTPLQIMLEAPIGAAHYSNEFGRPNITGYFRTFEQSVKSSNGEEMLGYHKPIMIAGGMGNIKRMHVEKGDIKVGAKLICLGGPAMRIGLGGGAASSVVSSGANSKLDFESVQRDNAEMERRCQEVIDKCWQLGEKNPITFIHDVGAGGISNAFPELVKDGNVGGHFELRKVIVGEEGLSPLEIWSNESQERYVLSVDPSSLEFFESLCTRERCPFAVVGEAISEKHITLNDEHFDNKPVDLPMGLLFGNTPQMHIDVTTVKVEQDSFDTSAIKLDDAIERVLKVPAVGSKSFLITIGDRSITGMVAREQMVGPWQVPVADCAVTTATVDSQSGEAMAMGERTPVAVINAAASGRLAVAETVTNLLASDVQSLRDIRLSANWMVAANQGDENQKLYETVKAVGMEFCPELGIAIPVGKDSMSMKTKWSDDGEAKAVTSPMSIVTSGFTPVANARKTLTPMLVDDNDTTLLHIDLSNGAGRLGASCLAQAYNQVGNIAPDVEASKLKALFENIAELKADNKVLAYHDISDGGVFTTLVEMAFAGRKGLDITINSNDTLAKLFAEEVGVVIQVKNSDRKLVEEMFRQADIHLCTIAKLNSSDEINIFANTDKVYSNTRVNLQRWWAETSYQIQALRDNSECAKQEFDNILNTDDKGIHVKATFDIEKDITASFVNTQKPKAAILREQGVNGHVEMAAAFTTAGFEAHDVHMSDLHAGRVSLDDFKVLVACGGFSYGDVLGAGGGWAKNILFSEKLKAEFSRFFGRDDTLALGVCNGCQMLAQLKSLIAGAENWPIFIKNKSEQFEARTSMVEIQESDSIWFDGMAGTLAPVAVAHGEGRPLFDDENQQITMLSSNQVALNFVDNNGSKTENYPQNPNGAIDGLTAVTALNGRVLAMMPHPERVYRAITNSYIPADYDEYSVWMRMFRNARKWVG